In the genome of Candidatus Tanganyikabacteria bacterium, the window GGCCCTGGGGCCGGCTGCGCTCTGGATCGCTCACTTTGCGGGTGCCAGCGCACTGAGTGCCGACTGGGTGGCGCTCTCCCGCCGCCTGATCGGCGAGCTGGCTCGGCAGTCGAGCCTCCCGCTCCCCCTGCCCGAGCGTCCCGAGGATCTTCCGGGCGCGCTGGAACGCTCGCTCTTCGAGGTCTGCGCGCGCCGGCCTACCGTCCTCATCCTTGACGGGCTCGACCAGCTCGAGGACCACGACGGCGCTCCGGACCTGGCTTTCCTGCCCAGGCACCTTCCGCCGTCCCTGCGCCTGGTCGCCGCGACGCTCCCCGGGCGGCCCCTGGCCGAGTGGCGGCGGCGCGGCTGGCAGGAGACCGCGGTGCCGCCGCTGGCGCCGGCGGATCGCGCCGAGCTGGTGACCAGGTACCTCGCGCAATTCGCCAAGCGCCTCGGTGCCGATCGGGTAGCGCGTATCGCTGCTGCCCCACCCTGCGCCAACCCCTTGTACCTCAAGACCCTGCTCGACGAGTTGCGCCAGCACGGGGAGCACGAAACGCTGCCGGTGCGCATCGAGGAGCTCCTGGCGGCGCGGACCGTTCCGGCCCTGCTGGCCCTCGTCCTCGGCCGGTGGGAGCGGGACTTCGCGCGGGAGCGCCCCCACCTGGTGCGCGACGCCCTCCGCGCCCTCTGGGCGGCGCGGAGGGGCCTCTCGGAAGCGGAACTGCTGGAGATCCTCGGGAGCCGCGCCAAGCGCCTCTCTCACGCGATCTGGACCCCGCTCGCCCTGGCCGCCGAGGACTCGCTCGTGGATCGCTCCGGCTTGCTCGGCTTCTTCCATGACGACCTGCGCCGGGCGGTGGAGCGACGGTATCTGCACCGGGCCGACTCCCGCCGGGCCGCCCACCGCCGCCTGGCGGCCTACTTCGCGCACTCGCCGCCGGGCGATCGCAAGCTCGACGAAATGCCGTGGCAGCTCGCCCGCTCGGGAGAGTCCGGGCGCCTGCGCGATCTGCTGGCTCAGCCGGACTTCCTCGTGGCGCTCGATCGGCGCCGCGCGACCGACGCCCGGCAGTACTGGGCCCAGCTGGAGGCCGCCGAACCAGGGGTCGCCGTGCACGCCTATCGGGAAGTCATCGCGGCTCCGGCCGGGCATCTGGCGGCCGCTTGGCCGGTGTCGACCCTCCTGGCGGATCTGGGACACCCGGACGCGGCGATGGCGGTGCGAGACGGCATGATCCGGCATTTCCGGGAGGCGGCCGACCTGGCCAGCCTGCAGGCGGCACTCGGCAACCAGGCGCTCACGTACCTCGGCCGCGGCGATTGGGACGCGGCGTCGCCACTGCTCGAAGAGCAGGAGGAGATCTGTCGGGCCACGGGCGACCCCTTCGGCTTGCAGGCCGCCCTGGGCAACCGGGCCCTCGTCCCGATGGCGCAGGGCCGGAGGGAGGAGGCTCTTGACCTGCTGGCGAGCCAGGAGGCCTTGTGCCGGAAACTCGGCGCGAAGGCCTGGCTGCAGGGTTGCCTGGGCAACCAGGCCGTCGTAGCACTGGAGTGGGGCGATCTCGAGCGGGCCGAAGCTCTCCTGGACGAGCAGGAGCGCCTGTGCCGGGAACTCGACAACCTGGACGGCCTGCGAATCTGCCTGGGCAATCGGGCCCTGATCCGGCAGCATCGCGGCGACCCGAGCGGCGCCCTCGGCCTGCGCCGCGAGGAAGAAGCGCTGGCGCGCTCCCTGGGGAACCGCGCC includes:
- a CDS encoding tetratricopeptide repeat protein, with translation MAGQIRVFVSSTFRDMRREREELVKRVFPQLRKRCEQRGVVWGEVDLRWGVTDEDRAEGRVLPLCLAEIQRCRPYFIGILGERYGWIPDRVSPDVLATEPWISRESAKSVTELEILHGVLNDPAMAGHAYFYFRDPRYLESLPEAERQDGHEDAPHLRARLADLKDRIRASGFPVHEGYPDPEALGAKVLADFAALIDSLYPAGAEGDPLTREAAEHEAFGRHRSRVFVCPAGALAPLDHLLAHGGPPLALTGEPGSGKSAVLANWAAQRREALGPAALWIAHFAGASALSADWVALSRRLIGELARQSSLPLPLPERPEDLPGALERSLFEVCARRPTVLILDGLDQLEDHDGAPDLAFLPRHLPPSLRLVAATLPGRPLAEWRRRGWQETAVPPLAPADRAELVTRYLAQFAKRLGADRVARIAAAPPCANPLYLKTLLDELRQHGEHETLPVRIEELLAARTVPALLALVLGRWERDFARERPHLVRDALRALWAARRGLSEAELLEILGSRAKRLSHAIWTPLALAAEDSLVDRSGLLGFFHDDLRRAVERRYLHRADSRRAAHRRLAAYFAHSPPGDRKLDEMPWQLARSGESGRLRDLLAQPDFLVALDRRRATDARQYWAQLEAAEPGVAVHAYREVIAAPAGHLAAAWPVSTLLADLGHPDAAMAVRDGMIRHFREAADLASLQAALGNQALTYLGRGDWDAASPLLEEQEEICRATGDPFGLQAALGNRALVPMAQGRREEALDLLASQEALCRKLGAKAWLQGCLGNQAVVALEWGDLERAEALLDEQERLCRELDNLDGLRICLGNRALIRQHRGDPSGALGLRREEEALARSLGNRAGLQACLGNQAPILQAQGDLAGALALIEAQERICRELGHRVGLKAALGNRALISQIRGDLDTALALHAEEEQLARDLGSTDGLRVSLGNQALVRLERGEHARALDLVAEQERLARLSGSQDGLRIALDNRGLVLRELGRYEEALACHQDQERICRKVASRAGLAEALGNQGVVLRFLGDLDGSLRLLEEAEAICRDVQEMEGLARTMWQQGLTLRALGCDGEALFALEEASALAARHGLLALERKLAPDLAAARTALGT